A genome region from Streptomyces antimycoticus includes the following:
- a CDS encoding ATP-binding protein: protein MQVLQAQMEVRPDPAEVSRARRWARSRLVGSGIGADEPLAETLILLISELVTNAVVHTGCPAVLRMLFPAQSMGGGGGANGGGVGGGGAPAPFVSRGPGLGTVRVEVADVSDRAPRQRCADEEDTHGRGLELVDGLADRWGWQPEGSGKRIWCEIDRAKGEEPLSKRRAASHAPSHMGRTRQSPDQVLT from the coding sequence GCGCAGATGGAGGTCCGGCCCGATCCGGCGGAGGTGAGCCGTGCCCGTAGGTGGGCCCGTTCGCGGCTCGTCGGATCAGGGATCGGAGCCGACGAGCCGCTCGCTGAGACGTTGATTCTGCTCATTTCCGAACTTGTCACCAACGCCGTGGTGCACACCGGCTGTCCGGCCGTGCTGCGGATGCTCTTCCCCGCCCAGTCGATGGGCGGCGGGGGCGGCGCGAACGGTGGCGGTGTCGGCGGAGGCGGGGCCCCAGCGCCGTTCGTGAGCCGGGGTCCGGGTCTGGGAACGGTCCGGGTCGAGGTCGCCGACGTCAGTGACCGCGCGCCGCGCCAGCGCTGTGCCGATGAGGAGGACACTCATGGGCGCGGTCTGGAGCTGGTCGACGGTCTCGCCGACCGATGGGGCTGGCAGCCGGAGGGCTCCGGCAAGCGGATCTGGTGTGAAATCGACCGCGCGAAGGGCGAGGAGCCGCTTTCCAAGAGGCGAGCGGCCTCTCATGCGCCATCACACATGGGACGAACCAGACAAAGTCCAGACCAGGTGTTGACGTGA